The following coding sequences are from one Planctomicrobium piriforme window:
- a CDS encoding class I SAM-dependent methyltransferase: MTTDYDPIAELYKRSKQTPWRSHLECFTLLKTIGDVSGLSVLDVACGEGFYTRLHNCPAISRTVSTG; the protein is encoded by the coding sequence ATGACGACGGACTACGATCCGATTGCGGAACTCTACAAACGCTCGAAGCAGACCCCCTGGCGGTCGCATCTGGAGTGCTTCACGCTGCTGAAGACGATCGGCGACGTCTCAGGGCTGTCGGTTCTGGATGTCGCTTGTGGCGAGGGATTTTATACCCGGCTGCACAACTGTCCGGCTATTAGTCGAACAGTTTCAACTGGTTAG